Proteins co-encoded in one Oreochromis aureus strain Israel breed Guangdong linkage group 3, ZZ_aureus, whole genome shotgun sequence genomic window:
- the LOC116336124 gene encoding motile sperm domain-containing protein 1-like isoform X1, which produces MRRRQSHDGRGDEGGSAVVGEQSVAAGGMPQLAVFLFPSEMVFYAEQRSSHRRVLTLYNPYSFSLSFKMWCTAPSFYRVVEAEGSIRAKSCVDLVVRHLDVSPRNCGRRDRFRMEVRGGGQVGRREIWAELRGGREEEEQRGGQQRAPSRPNSQLLPTQAHLPACTAVRSASQWAVCVAVAVLCVTVLMLPLHTDSNSLVPHWLHVSTNQKLVLLLWCFYGDVMLQRPVASPSSTQEEPSDDCHGTASSVFKKALFKLVDGVDGVIDHRGTVGYERREKKWILNR; this is translated from the exons ATGAGGAGGAGGCAGAGCCATGACGGGCGAGGAGACGAGGGGGGGTCGGCGGTGGTGGGGGAGCAGAGCGTGGCGGCGGGGGGCATGCCGCAGCTTGCCGTCTTCCTGTTCCCCTCGGAGATGGTGTTTTACGCCGAGCAGAGGAGCTCCCATAGGAGGGTGCTGACCCTCTACAACCCCTACAGCTTCAGCCTCAGCTTCAAGA tGTGGTGCACGGCGCCCTCGTTCTACAGGGTGGTGGAGGCAGAGGGCAGCATCCGGGCCAAGTCCTGCGTCGACCT GGTCGTGCGTCATCTGGACGTCTCCCCCAGAAACTGTGGCCGCAGGGACCGGTTTCGCATGGAGGTGAGGGGCGGAGGCCAGGTGGGACGACGGGAGATCTGGGCGGAGCTTAGAGGAGGacgagaggaagaggagcaaaGAGGAGGTCAACAAAGGGCGCCTTCCCGTCCTAATTCTCAGCTCCTGCCCACACAggcacacctgcctgcctgcacag ctgtgCGCAGCGCGTCTCAGTGGGcggtgtgtgtggctgtggCGGTGCTGTGTGTCACAGTGTTGATGCTCCCCCTGCACACTGACAGCAACTCGCTGGTTCCACACTGGCTGCACGTCTCCACCAATCAGAAGCTG GTCTTGTTACTATGGTGTTTCTACGGTGACGTCATGCTGCAGCGACCTGTGGCCTCACCGTCGTCCACACAGGAGGAGCCCTCAGACGATTGTCATGGGACAGCGAGTAGCGTGTTCAAAAaagctttatttaaacttgTCGATGGAGTGGACGGAGTCATCGACCACAGAGGAACAGTTGGATATGAGCGCCGTGAGAAGAAATGGATATTGAACCGATGA
- the LOC116336124 gene encoding motile sperm domain-containing protein 1-like isoform X2 translates to MRRRQSHDGRGDEGGSAVVGEQSVAAGGMPQLAVFLFPSEMVFYAEQRSSHRRVLTLYNPYSFSLSFKMWCTAPSFYRVVEAEGSIRAKSCVDLVVRHLDVSPRNCGRRDRFRMEVRGGGQVGRREIWAELRGGREEEEQRGGQQRAPSRPNSQLLPTQAHLPACTAVRSASQWAVCVAVAVLCVTVLMLPLHTDSNSLVPHWLHVSTNQKLVCAYTLGLVTMVFLR, encoded by the exons ATGAGGAGGAGGCAGAGCCATGACGGGCGAGGAGACGAGGGGGGGTCGGCGGTGGTGGGGGAGCAGAGCGTGGCGGCGGGGGGCATGCCGCAGCTTGCCGTCTTCCTGTTCCCCTCGGAGATGGTGTTTTACGCCGAGCAGAGGAGCTCCCATAGGAGGGTGCTGACCCTCTACAACCCCTACAGCTTCAGCCTCAGCTTCAAGA tGTGGTGCACGGCGCCCTCGTTCTACAGGGTGGTGGAGGCAGAGGGCAGCATCCGGGCCAAGTCCTGCGTCGACCT GGTCGTGCGTCATCTGGACGTCTCCCCCAGAAACTGTGGCCGCAGGGACCGGTTTCGCATGGAGGTGAGGGGCGGAGGCCAGGTGGGACGACGGGAGATCTGGGCGGAGCTTAGAGGAGGacgagaggaagaggagcaaaGAGGAGGTCAACAAAGGGCGCCTTCCCGTCCTAATTCTCAGCTCCTGCCCACACAggcacacctgcctgcctgcacag ctgtgCGCAGCGCGTCTCAGTGGGcggtgtgtgtggctgtggCGGTGCTGTGTGTCACAGTGTTGATGCTCCCCCTGCACACTGACAGCAACTCGCTGGTTCCACACTGGCTGCACGTCTCCACCAATCAGAAGCTGGTCTGTGCCTACACACTGG GTCTTGTTACTATGGTGTTTCTACGGTGA